The Trichoderma atroviride chromosome 5, complete sequence genome contains a region encoding:
- a CDS encoding uncharacterized protein (EggNog:ENOG41): protein MNIDESDRQHEEVWDDSLLIDSWNQALQEYKKYHSIHAKGGSIRDLEQAEAASSKADEALKTKESANELSVQTQKEHEGPPSKDDAAENTEEHSKQPGHSSNSIPSAFPSQAILGTVRDDNLKKLLMSWYYAGYYTGLFEGQQQAQQQQQPGSQ from the exons ATGAACATTGATGAATCGGACCGTCAACACGAAGAGGTATGGGACGACTCCCTCCTCATTGACTCCTGGAATCAGGCTCTGCAGGAGTACAAG AAGTACCACAGCATACACGCGAAAGGCGGCAGCATTCGAGATTTAGAACAAGCCGAGGCTGCTTCATCCAA AGCAGATGAAGCtctcaaaacaaaagaatcGGCCAATGAGCTGTCAGTTCAGACACAAAAAGAGCACGAGGGACCGCCCAgcaaagatgatgcagcagaAAAT ACCGAAGAGCACAGCAAGCAGCCTGGTCACAGTTCCAACTCCATACCCTCCGCCTTCCCGTCTCAGGCAATACTCGGGACAG TGCGCGATGATAACCTGAAGAAGCTTCTCATGTCCTGGTACTACGCCGGCTACTACACCGGGCTGTTTGAGGgacagcagcaagcacagcagcagcaacagcccgGATCTCAGTGA
- a CDS encoding uncharacterized protein (EggNog:ENOG41~SECRETED:SignalP(1-22)) gives MKFGSWLALATAPLAIATKVQNAYPDNVARGKEIDLDAKAIAIANGITADANTEIVIIWVNPGSGAATTTINEKVTVTQTVTVGGQTSTAVAPGATHTVTVGGAAGLAYSPSQLDNIPIGDTVVFEFQSKNHTVTQSAFNTPCKKLEGGMDSGFQANPNNTVSPPPQVAMQVMVSTPLWFYCRQAGHCGQGMVFSINPTAAKTQAMFQQMAIAQNGTGSATPITGGSGAPAPPPAAPPAATSAAAAPPAAAPPPAASSGTVATGSGNVGADGSCSCTCQCAPGSFPVNAAQGVGAHGGWGGALPNTMAAIA, from the exons ATGAAGTTTGGTTCATGGTTAGCTTTGGCCACGGCGCCTCTGGCTATTGCCACCAAGGTCCAGAATGCCTACCCGGACAACGTTGCCCGAGGCAAGGAGATCGATTTGGACGCAAAGGCCATTGCTATTGCCAATGGCATCACCGCCGATGCAAACACCGAGATTGTCATCATCTGGGTCAACCCCGGTAGCGGTgcggccaccaccaccatcaacgAGAAGGTGACCGTGACCCAGACCGTGACCGTTGGAGGACAGACATCGACTGCTGTCGCTCCCGGCGCGACACACACCGTCACggttggaggagctgctggcctTGCCTACTCTCCTTCTCAGCTCGACAACATCCCCATTGGCGATACCGTCGTTTTCGAGTTCCAGTCCAAGAACCACACCGTTACCCAGTCTGCCTTCAACACTCCTTGCAAGAAGCTTGAGGGTGGTATGGACTCTGGTTTCCAGGCCAACCCCAACAACACCGTCTCTCCCCCTCCCCAGGTTGCTATGCAGGTTATGGTCTCTACTCCTCTGT GGTTCTACTGCCGACAGGCTGGCCACTGCGGTCAGGGAATGGTTTTCTCCATCAACCCTACCGCTGCTAAGACCCAAGCCATGTTCCAACAGATGGCTATTGCTCAGAACGGCACCGGCTCTGCTACTCCCATCACCGGTGGAAGCGgcgctcctgctcctcctcctgctgctcctcccGCTGCTACatccgctgctgccgctcctcCTGCCGCCGCTCCTCCTCCCGCTGCCAGCTCCGGCACTGTCGCCACTGGCTCGGGCAATGTTGGTGCCGATGGAAGCTGCTCTTGCACATGCCAGTGCGCTCCCGGTAGCTTCCCCGTGAACGCTGCCCAGGGTGTTGGCGCTCACGGTGGCTGGGGTG GTGCTCTCCCCAACACCATGGCCGCTATCGCCTAA
- a CDS encoding uncharacterized protein (EggNog:ENOG41~TransMembrane:7 (o74-92i113-130o150-170i225-245o265-282i289-308o320-337i)) — MLSKHYNLPGRYSTTRRLTITMDMGMDMGGDSPSSSPLNATGVDFSNETQAFDFLQEILDDSTLGAIGNQYARYFWYGVVVVIGIASLCNIAQRSVLWMRLRASARNRSRPAMSTNFFTQSLATAAALLREPSYLQITPVAASRWVKVPPLGHIYIIVAYFGFILALVFINNNVPGAQHYQALGIRAGWLGAAQVPLLILTSSKTNLIGFLVNSSVERLNIYHRWVSRGLLLLATLHFGLQSHAWNIYGLMAMEWQTDACPPTGMAAYAILLWMNLTSLAPLRFFSYKIFVVQHLLTYFGFTIAIVYHLYGTSSPYSTNYIYISIALYLVGQLIRFVRTVVVNIRPSKATLTVLEGDATKIRLSSRQIKSWGAGSYVRLFMPRFNIVLGHPATILSTPSSHDGDMVFILRARGGFTRRLLKAAEAGSHQSEYLAFIDGPYPSPHADFACFDTLVLIAGSTGVTFTLSILLDIARRAQAKQSLPLRSLHFTWVIKRRSWISWVSDELQSAFNMLHEAGIETVCNIHITCDDDIANDVSAGGCQCGEGCGCCQVQEEKQDSESNQQTSLDKEKEAEGNTVQSSRTQSSGTSDADLPYAEIQVGRPTFRNLLERRVLQAQGETAVAVCGPLGLSVAVRAAVVKVSDDLAVDKGSKLSGVYMHIENFE; from the exons TACCAGGTCGCTATTCAACAACCCGCCGCCTCACCATCACCATGGACATGGGCATGGATATGGGCGGTGACAGCCCGTCTTCGTCACCTCTAAATGCAACCGGGGTCGATTTTTCCAACGAAACACAGGCATTCGACTTTCTGCAGGAGATTCTTGACGACTCAACGCTGGGCGCCATTGGAAACCAGTACGCCCGATACTTCTGGTATGGCGTCGTGGTGGTCATTGGCATTGCCAGTCTCTGCAACATTGCACAGAGGTCTGTGCTATGGATGAG ACTCAGAGCAAGCGCGAGAAACCGCTCACGGCCGGCGATGTCTACAAACTTCTTCACTCAAAGCCTCGCTACCGCAGCTGCCCTCCTTCGAGAGCCGAGCTATCTACAGATCACACCCGTCGCAGCCTCAAGATGGGTCAAAGTGCCTCCTCTTGGCCATATATACATCATTGTCGCATACTTCGGCTTCATTCTGGCGCTGGTgttcatcaacaacaacgtCCCTGGCGCTCAGCACTACCAGGCTCTGGGTATCCGCGCTGGATGGCTCGGAGCGGCGCAGGTACCGCTACTAATATTAACGTCGAGCAAGACGAATCTCATCGGCTTCCTTGTCAACTCATCCGTTGAGCGGCTCAACATCTACCACCGATGGGTCTCTCGTGGcctactgctgctggcaacGCTGCACTTCGGCCTGCAAAGCCACGCCTGGAATATCTACGggctgatggcgatggagtgGCAGACTGACGCTTGCCCGCCTACTGGTATGGCAGCGTATGCCATCTTACTGTGGATGAACCTGACATCTCTGGCACCTCTGCGGTTTTTCTCCTACAAAATATTTGTAGTGCAGCATCTGCTCACGTATTTTGGCTTCACGATTGCCATTGTCTACCACCTTTACGGGACTTCATCGCCTTATTCCACgaattatatatacataAGCATTGCACTTTACCTAGTTGGACAGCTGATTCGTTTCGTACGGACTGTCGTAGTCAATATTCGACCGAGCAAAGCGACTTTGACAGTGCTTGAAGGCGACGCTACTAAGATCCGGCTCTCCAGCCGGCAGATTAAATCATGGGGCGCGGGCTCCTATGTACGTTTGTTCATGCCGCGGTTCAACATTGTCCTCGGACATCCTGCGACGATATTATCAACCCCATCATCACATGACGGCGATATGGTCTTCATCTTGCGCGCACGTGGTGGCTTCACTCGACGCCTTCTCAAGGCTGCGGAAGCTGGTAGCCATCAATCTGAGTATTTGGCTTTTATCGACGGACCGTATCCAAGCCCGCATGCCGATTTCGCCTGCTTTGACACACTGGTTCTTATTGCCGGATCGACAGGAGTGACTTTCACCCTATCTATTCTTTTAGATATCGCAAGACGAGCGCAAGCGAAACAATCCCTTCCACTCCGAAGTCTTCACTTCACCTGGGTGATTAAACGCCGTAGCTGGATATCTTGGGTTTCTGATGAGTTGCAATCCGCGTTCAACATGCTTCACGAGGCAGGTATTGAAACCGTGTGCAATATCCACATTACATGCGATGATGATATCGCGAATGATGTGTCTGCCGGCGGATGCCAGTGTGGAGAGGGCTGTGGATGCTGTCAAgtacaagaagagaaacaagacagCGAAAGCAATCAGCAAACAAGTCTTGataaagagaaagaggccgaAGGAAACACGGTGCAATCCTCCAGGACACAGAGCAGTGGAACTTCAGACGCAGATCTTCCGTACGCCGAGATACAAGTTGGGCGGCCTACGTTTAGGAATTTATTAGAGAGACGAGTACTCCAGGCACAGGGCGAGACGGCCGTTGCGGTTTGTGGGCCATTGGGATTATCGGTTGCAGTAAGAGCGGCAGTGGTAAAAGTGAGCGATGATTTGGCTGTTGACAAAGGAAGTAAATTGTCCGGAGTTTATATGCATATCGAGAATTTTGAATAG